One Caldisericum sp. genomic window, CAACAGGGTTATAATCCATCGCATAAGTTTCACAACCAAGTCTCAATGCCTCAAGTGGAATCGAGCCACCACCTGAGAATGGGTCAAGTACTTTTGGCGGTACCCCGCCATTTGCATTCAAAATGTCTCTTCTTGCTTTTTCAATTATTGTTGTATTAAGCGAATTTTCCCATTTTGCAAGTTCGATAATAAAATCATTTATTTTTAACTTTTCTTCTTCATTCTTTGGTGTAGGAATCAAAGCAGCATATGAAGTTGCTCTTGAAGATGCTAACGGTCGTCTTGCCCACCAAATATGAAGTGTTGAAATGTGCCCGTGACGGATGTTTTTCTCTTTTGCAGATATTTCACTTACTTCCTTCAATGGGAATGTTACCTCGATAAATCTTTTCTCATCCATTTTTTACTCCTTTATTTTTCCATTCTTCTAAGGGTATTTCAAAACGAACAGTCTCAACCTTTTGAACTAACTGTAAATTTTCAGAAGGATTATTTATTATATACAACTCAGGATTTGTCGAAGCATTAGTTACAATATACAGCCAATACTGATTTTTGAATCTTTTTGCCTTTAGGAACTCATTTTGAGTGAGTACTATCTTACCCTCCTCATTTCTTGCCTTTACCTCTATGTATCTAATCTCATTATTCCCTTCCGATCTTATATCATAACCAAGATTTTCTCTTGAAACATCCTCAGGATACCTTCCCTCACTTATTTCAAATTCCATTGCTAATTTCATTCCAATGGCCTCAATATCATCATCTCTCTTGAGCATATCATTTTTTTGTGGTTTTACAACAATTGCACTGATAAATTCAGGTGTGCTAATGGATAAGTTTATTTCTTGCTCAATACTCTTTTTCAAATTCTTAAGAGCGTCTTCGTATTGCTTTTTCTTTTCATTTTTGTTTCTTATGGCAAGATCAGTATTCTCACCTTTCTCTTGCCTTTCATAAAGTTCTGTAAGTTGTGCATCAAGTTCTGAAATGAGATATTCAAGGGACTTTATACCGTACTTTCTTTTTATCTCTGCCTGGCGTTTTCTTTCAGCTAAAATTTCACGCTTATAATTTTCTAATGAGTAAATTGCAAATTCTTGCACCTTTTCTTTCATTGATTCAATTTCACTTACTGAAACATTTAGGTCAATTGAATTAACATCATCAACAGGGACTAAATCCCACAAAACTGAGGGGTTCACTTCTCTTAAGTCTCTTCCATCATCGTAGATAGATA contains:
- a CDS encoding DUF1156 domain-containing protein codes for the protein MDEKRFIEVTFPLKEVSEISAKEKNIRHGHISTLHIWWARRPLASSRATSYAALIPTPKNEEEKLKINDFIIELAKWENSLNTTIIEKARRDILNANGGVPPKVLDPFSGGGSIPLEALRLGCETYAMDYNPV